The region atatatatatatatatatatatatatatatatatatatattttcatattattttgctttgtcgctgtctcccttgtttgcgaggtagcgcaaggaaacagacgaaagaaatggcccaacccacccccatacacatgtacatacatacacgtccacacacgcaattatacatacctatacatctcaatgtacacatatatacacacacacagacatatacatatatacacatgtacataattcatactgtctgcctctatttattcccatcgccacctcgccacacatggaataacatccccctcccccctcatgtgtgcgaggtagcgctaggaaaggacaacaaaggccccattcgcttacactcggtctctagcagtcatgtaataatgcccgaaaccacagctccctttccacatccaggccccacagaactttccatggtttaccccagacgcttcacatgacctgattcaatccattgacagcacgtcgaccccggtatatatatatatatatatatatatatatatatatatatatatatatatatatatatatatatatatatatatatatatatatatatatatattattattattattattataactattattatactctgtcgctgtctcgcgcgttagcaaggtagcgcaaggaaacagacgtaagaatggcccaacctacccacatacacatgtatatacatacacttccacacacagcacatatacatacctatacatctcagcgtacacatataaatacacacacagacatatacatatatacacatgtacataattcaaactgtctgcccttattcattcccgtcgccatccccccacacatgaaatgacaaccccctccgccgcatgtgcgcgaggtaccgctaggaaaagacaacaaaggccacattcgttcacactcagcctctcgctgtcatgtataatgcaccgaaaccacaactccctttccacatccaagccccataaaaagtttccatggtttaccctagacgcttcacatgccctggttcaatccattgacagcacgtcgaccccagtataccacatcgtttcaattcactctattccttgcacgcctctcatcctcctgcatgttcaagccccgatcactcaaaatctttttcactccatccttccacctccaatttggtctcccacttctcgttccctccacctctgacagatacatcctctttgtcaatctttcctcactcattctctccatgtgatcaaaccatttcaaagcaccctcttctgctctctcaaccacacttttttattaccacacatctctcttaccctttcattattcactcgatcaaaccacctcacaccacatattgtcctcaaaaatctcatttccagcgcatccaccctcctccgcacaactctatccatagcccacgcctcgcaaccatataacattgttggaaacactattccttcaaatatacccatttttgctttccaagataactttctcgacttccacacatttttcaacgctcccagaactttcgccccctcccccaccccatgattcacttgcgcttccatggttccatccgctgccaaatccactcccagatatctaaaacacttcacttcctccagtttttctccattcaaacttacctcccaattgacttgtccctcagccttactgtacctaataaccttgctcttattcatatttactctcaactttcttctttcacactctttaccaaactcaatcaccagcttctgcagtttctcacatgaatcagccaccagcgctgactcacttcccaagctctcttatccacaacagattgcatacttgcccctctttccaaaactcttgcattcacctccctaacaaccccatccgtaaacaaattaaacaaccatggagacatcactttcctctcttcctacacgtacacatgccttacatcctcgatgaaatcttttcactgcttttaacaacttacctcccacaccatatattcttaataccttccacagagcatctctatcaactctatcatatgccttctccagatccataaatgctacatacaaatccatttgcttttctaagtatttctcacatacatttttcaaagcaaacacctgatccacacatcctctaccacttctgaaaccacactgctcttccccaatcagatgctctgcacatgctttcaccctctcaataaataccctcccacataatttcccaggaatactcaacaaacttatacctctgtaatttgagcactcactcttatcccctttgcctttgtataatgtggcactatgcaagcattccgccagtcctcaggcacctcaccatgagtcatacatacattaaataaccttaccaaccagtcaaaaatacagtcatccccttttttaataaattccactgcaataccatccaactcgctgccttgccggctttcatcttccgcaaagcttttactacctcttctctgttcaccaaatcattttctaaccctttcactttgcacaccacctcgaccaaaacaccctatatctgccactctatcatcaaacacattcaacaagccttcaaaatactcactccatctacttctcacatcatcactacttgttatcacctccccattagcccccttcactgatgttcccatttgttcctttatcttccgcactttatttacctccttccacaacatctttttattttccctaaaatttaatgatactctctcaccccaactctcatttgccctctttttcacctcttgcacctttctcttgacctcctgcctctttcttttatacatctcccagtcatttacattatttccctgcaaaaatcgttcaactgcctctctcttctctttcactaataatcttacttcttcatcccaccactcactaccctttctaatctgcccacctaccacgcttctcatgccacaagcatcttttgcacaagccatgaatgcttccctaaataattgtgtgtgtgtgtgtgtgtgtgtgtgtgtgtgtgtgtgtgtgtgtgtgtgtgtgtgtgtgtgtgtgtgtatacgagaaaatgggccattcttcgtgttttctggcgctacctcactgacacgggaaacagcgattaagtgtaataataatGCCTCGACCAAAGTCTAAGTCCGAATCACTAACCTTAGTTCCTCATGAATATTTCTCGGACTTATAAGACTTTCGTATATCTGAGTTTGATGAAGGTACAACCTGGGATATGAACTTTCACAACATAACCCTTTCATCAACTTTGACTTATTCCGATGTCACTGGATGTCTTAACCATAAAGTTTATCAAGATATGATTTTGATAAGTCTGAGATGATACAATGATGTATTAATGAACTGATGTTCGGTATAAAACAAAAATGGAATGATACAGACAACGGAGTgtgagaaaataaaaaataatacgaCTCAAACAGATAGTATGGTTTAGCCAGGATAGTAAAGGGATATCTAACACCGCTTACACCAATAATCTAGTATTGTCAGGATAACCAAGGGAGAGTTAATATGCCTCACACAAATAGTATAACATAGCCAGGATAGCACAGTGCAGCTAGGTTAACATAGTGCAGCCATGATAGCATTGTGAAGCTAGGATAGCACAGTGCAGCTAGGATAACAGTGCAGCTAGGATGACCTAGTGCAGCCAGGATAGCATTGTGCAGCTAGGATGACATAGTGTAGTCAGGATGGCATAGTGCAGCTAGGATAGCACACTGCAGCTAGGATAACAGTGAAGCTAGGATGACATAGTGCAGTCAGGATGGCATAGTGCAGCTAGGATAGCACAGTGCAGCTAGGATAACAGTGCAGCCAGTATAACGTAGTGCAGCCAGGATAGCATAGAGAAACTAGGACAGCATAGTGCAGCTAGGATAACATAGTGCAGCCAGGATATCATGGTACAGCTAGGATAACATAGTGCAGCTAGGATAACAGTGTAGTCAGGATGGCATATGCAGCTAGGATAGCACAATGCAGCTAGGATAACAGCGCAGCTAGGATAGCATAGTGAAGCTAGGACAGCATAGTGCAGCTAGGATAACATAGTGCAGCCAGGATAAAATAGTGAAGCTAGGATAACATAGCGCACCTAGGATAGCATATTGCAGCTAGGATAGAATATTGCAGCTAGGATAACATAGTGCTACCAGGATAGCAAAATTAGGGTTAACAAGGCGTCTAGCAGAGGCGGGTTGTCGCCTGAGACTCCAATTTGTTACAGCTTCAAGATAACTCTGATTGCCTCCATGACAAGCTCCATGACGAGAAACTTCCTGGCTTAACGCAAGAGACCAACGTTACCACTGTTTGTGACTGTCGCGAAGAAAGGAAAACGCTGGTATAAATACGGCAGACACTTTAGAACTCGCACCAGATTTATTTAGGAAATGTATATAATCGAACAAATATTCAAGTCACTTTGAAAAACTGTCTGGAACCTTCACCTGCTTTTGTTAGGTGACTGGAGCGAATCAGGCACTTCACAAATTGCCTGAGAATTTCAGTCATTTCATGAACTGCCCATTTCTGAGCACCGACtgttacgtatatacacacataagagtaaaaacacattacatatatacaaggttaagagaagggggcaACACTAGAGTAAAACTCCCCCTAACACGGGAAATAGAAATCACACATACGAGTATGGTTCAGGAGTGGAGCTCCAACGGCTGACAGGCATCACGTAAGGGTGGATGGAGGGGCGAGACGACAATTCCTCCGTGGGTCAAAAGAACGATTTTCGAAGAGCAATATATCCCGCCCGTCGTTCTAAACACAGTGAAGCGTAACAACAACGATGTTGTAATGTTTTCGCTCCGCCAAAGTGAGGGAAGTCTAGAATCGAATGAAACTGGCAATGCTGATTTCTATAAACAGACGTAGAGCTTAATGTTGTGTTTGTGGTCATTACTGACctgtgattacaatttgtaatCGCTGTTTTTGTTACGGGGAGAGGATATAAACTCGTGTTGACCCCTCCTCCGTCTGTCTTATTGATCAactatttgttgttgttgttgatgtgtgtgtgtgtgtgtgtgtgtgtgtgtgtgtgtgggggggggggagagttaacACCTTGGATGGGTAAGGGCTGTCTTGTCgtacccaagattcgaaccagtGTGGATCAGACTCATGGTGAGTTATGCTTAGTAACAATAACCATTATACCATGAAAACTCATTTGTGTGTTTGGTTGCCTATTTGTACTTACTTATTTGTGTTATacggaaagttttacactcgcagGAACCAtcactcatttatcgaccaggcccGGGGGGCTGGAGAATGAAaactaggttgggtgtgggtctATCATAAGTAAGGAAAATATGgtttaataagtaaataaaattatgacatgataggttattcagtAGAGAATTCATGGTTtattgagaaatgagtcagtacGGTTGGTACAGATTCATGGTTTATTGAGTAACGAGTTAGTAGGTTGGTACAGATACATGGTTTATTGAGTAAAGAAAATAATCACATTAAAGGTTTATCAAGAGAAAATATGGTTTATCGAGTAGAGAGATGATGGGTTATTCAGTAAAAACAATATGTGTTATTGGGTAAAGAAACAGTCCTATAATAAGCTATTAAGTAGATATGGTTTATTAAGAAAATTATCCCCTTATAAGTTATCAAATGGAATAAAAATATATGGTTCAGTAAGGAAAATTATCCTATAATAGATTATAAAGTAGAGAATATGGCTTACCGAGTATATACATAGTTTATTAAGTAAAGATATGATTTCCTGAGTAAAGAAAATAATTCCACTATAGGTTATTAGGAGAGAATATGGTTTATTGAGTATATTTATAGTTTATCATGTAAAGATATGATTCACTGAGTAAAGAAAATAATTCCAATATAAAAGATATTAAGTAGAGAGAAATGGTATATTGAAGAGAGAAAATTATTCTGGGAACTAAACCTTCAAAACAGGGAACAACGTTCCTCCTTTCAATCATACACTTTTCCCCTCTGTCAGGGTTGGGAGTCTTGCTACTCCTCCCTGAGTGCGTGCAGGACCATTCTGCGAGGTGTAGTAGACTCCGTCCGTCCGGCTGTCACATTCAGGTCAGGTACAAGGACAACTGAAAACTTTCATCGCTGTCCTCTTCCTGCgactcttcttcatcatcgttCACACACAAAGCCTGCTGTTGCAAATCAGCTTTGGTCTTTTCTGAATCGCTCATCACAGGCTCTTTTCTGACATTACACTGAAGACTTTTGTTTTCCCACCATCGTTCTGCGCCGCTCGCTACGACCTTGGCCAATGCTTGCCTGAGTTCGTGACGATTTCTCCTACGAATGATCACTTCCTTCCCATTCCACTCCAGAGCACATGGGGCCAGATCTCCTACGCAAGCCTTCAAATAATCCCTTTTTTCACCCGTATCCCACGAGGGCTTTTTCCGCGGTGGTCTTTCACCCGTagaatattttctctttcttcctcgttTTGTTGGGGTCAAAGTCTCATACTCTGATACTTTCCATGAAAAGCCTCCATAGCAGTATCTTTGCTTCTTTGCTGGTCCAAACCGTTGGACAACGACGCCTACCCCGCGGAGGTGATGACCCAATGTGATGATAGAGGCTTGGTAAAGGTTATGTTCTCTACAGTAACATCCGTACGCTTCTATCAGGTCCTCTTTAGATATCATGTTTTTGGAATGCTCATCGTAATCCAAGTACTCATCAAGGAATCGCAGGAAACCCTCTTTGCCCCGGTATGGCTGTTTGTAATCTGAGAAGCGCATTCCAGCCATGACTGTGTCCTGAATGATAATCTTAGGGTTCTACGCAAGCTCTCGTATCCTAACCTATACAGAAATATAGTTAACActttaatataatataatataatataatataatataatataatataatataatataatataatatataatatatgatataatacagtataatacataatataataTAGGGTATTCAGGATGTGAGGAAAGGAGAAATTGTAAGAAGAGGATATGAAAGATACAAGGGGGAtgaggatggtgtgaggagggaagtgacaatttaggagggtgaagggaagatAATGTGGGGAGGTTTGTGAAATGTAAGGTAAAGAGGATACTaatgatgggaggaggatactaaCAAAGGGAGAAGGATACTGACAATGGGAGAATACAGACGATGGGAGGAGAATACTGacaatgggaggaggatactgacgaTGGGAGAATACAGACGATAGGAGGACAATACTGATGACAGGATgaggatactggcgatgggaTGAGGATACTGACGATGGAGGATATGACGATGGAGGATACTGACGATGGGAGAAGATACTaatgatgggaggaggatactgacgaTGGGAGATACTGACGATGGGAGTAGGATACTGACGATGTGAGAATACTagcgatgggaggaggatactaaCGATGGAAGGAGGATATtggcgatgggaggaggatactggcgatggTAGGAGGATACTGGCAATGGGAAgaggatactggcgatgggaggatactggcgatgggGGAGGATACTGACGATGGAAGGAAGGTACTGGCGATGGGAGGATGATATTACTGACGATTAGAGGAGGGTACTGATGATGACAGGAGGATACGGCGATGGTAGGAGGATACTGACGATGTGAGGATATTGGCGATTGGAGGATACTGACAATGGGAGGAAGATACtgacgatgggaggaggatactgacgatgggaggaggatatTGGCGATGagaggaggatactggcgatggaAGGATAATGACGATTAGAGGAGGGTACTGATGATGACAGGAGGATACGGCGATGGTAGGAGGATACTGACGATGTGAGGATATTGGGGATTGGAGGATACTGACAATGGGAGGAAGATACtgacgatgggaggaggatactgacgatgggaggaggatatTGGCGATGagaggaggatactggcgatggaAGGATAATGACGATTAGAGGAGGGTACTGATGATGACAGGAGGATACGGCGATGGTAGGAGGATACTGACGATGTGAGGATATTGGCGATTGGAGGATACTGACAATGGGAGGAAGATACTGACGATGGGAGGAGGACACTGAAGATGGGAGGGGGATACTGacaatgggaggaggatactgaagATGGGAGAAGGATACTGGCGATAGGAGGATACTGACGATGGGAGGAGGGTACTAGCGATGGGAAGAGATACTgtcgatgggaggaggatactggcgatggaAGGAGGATAATGGCGATGAGGATACTGACAATGGGAGAAGGATAATAGCGATGGAAGGAGGATACTGACGATGAGAGGAGGATACTGACAATTGGAGGAGGGTACTGACGATGATAGAAGGACACTGGCGATGGTAGGAGGATACTGACGATGGGAGGAGAATACTGACGATGGGAGGAGAATACTGGCGATgggaggatactggcgatgggGAGAATACTGGCAATGGGATAACACTGACGAAGGGAAGGGGATACCGACGATAGAAGGAAGATACTAGCGATGGGAGGATGATACTGACGATTGGAGGAGGATACTGGAGATGGGATAACACTGACGAAGGGAGGTAATGACGATGGAAGGAAgatactggcgatgggaggaTGATACTGACGATTGGAGGAGGGTACTGATGATGATAGGAGGACACTGGCGATGGTAGGAGGATACTGACGATGGGAGGAGTATACtgacgatgggaggaggatatTGGCGATGGGAGGATACTGACAATGGGAGGAAAATACTGACGATgggaggatactggcgatgggaggatactggcgatgggaggaTACTGACAATGGGAGGAAAATACTGACGATgggaggatactggcgatgggaggaggatactggcgatgggaggataatgacgatgggaggaggatactgaagatgggaggaggatactgacaatgggaggaggatactgatgatggtaggaggatactggcgatggaAGGAGATACTgtcgatgggaggaggatactggcaaTGGGAAGAGGATACTGACGATGGGAGAAGGATATTGGCGATGGAAGGAGGATACtgacgatgggaggaggatactgatgatgggaggaggatactgaagatgggaggaggatactggcgatgggaggaggatactggcaaTGGGAGAAGGATACTGAAGAAGAAAGGAGGATAATAGCGATGGGATGAATATACTAGCGATGAGGGGATACTGACGAAGGGAGGATGACACCGTCGATGTGAAGATGATACTGACGATGGGAGGATACTGGCTATGGAAGGATACTGACGATAGGAAAGGATACAGGCGATGGGAGGATACTGACGATGGGAGGATACTGACGATGGGAAGATActgatgatgggaggaggatactgacaatgggaggaggatactggcgctgggaggaggatactgacgatgggaggaggatactgtcgatgggaggaggatactagcgatgggaggaggatactggcgatgggaggaTACTGATGACGGGAAGAG is a window of Panulirus ornatus isolate Po-2019 chromosome 54, ASM3632096v1, whole genome shotgun sequence DNA encoding:
- the LOC139765374 gene encoding uncharacterized protein, with amino-acid sequence MAGMRFSDYKQPYRGKEGFLRFLDEYLDYDEHSKNMISKEDLIEAYGCYCREHNLYQASIITLGHHLRGVGVVVQRFGPAKKQRYCYGGFSWKVSEYETLTPTKRGRKRKYSTGERPPRKKPSWDTGEKRDYLKACVGDLAPCALEWNGKEVIIRRRNRHELRQALAKVVASGAERWWENKSLQCNVRKEPVMSDSEKTKADLQQQALCVNDDEEESQEEDSDESFQLSLYLT